The Edaphobacter sp. 12200R-103 genome contains a region encoding:
- a CDS encoding Gfo/Idh/MocA family protein: MKETFTLSRRRVLAGAAAFGGFNAMRAMGMGVPKAPSWLDRMNIAFIGIGNYGATNLRELAGENIVAVCDVDWRTRAQLPDRVLPASEVVAEHPAAKRFDDWRRMLEEMDRQIDAVVVCTADHVHAQAALTAMKMGKHVYCEKPLAATIHEVRAMMDSARRHPKQATQTGIVGHASEDVRLIVEWIRAGAIGEVTRADVFQTDWAAGKRYINPYSDVEQVHREIPTPDEVKWDLFVGPAPMRPYNPMYLPLRWRNWEDFGTGILGDHGPHFLDPLVWALELDYPETIEGDADAGYSGAIAKEMFARVSHVNYRFPAKGSRGPVSIKWWGYDTPPAPPGWKKDEPLPTGGGIIYGSKGVLVYGPVYSSKPGAQKQVWLFPEDLDRTFRRPAKTIERPVSHWTEWVDAARQGKQPSCSWAYGGHITELCLLGNIAIAHHGTVLHFNGKQRRFLNSESANALFARPRRKGWELPV; encoded by the coding sequence TTGAAGGAGACCTTCACGCTTTCTCGGCGTCGCGTGCTGGCAGGGGCGGCGGCCTTCGGTGGATTCAATGCGATGCGAGCGATGGGGATGGGGGTCCCTAAAGCTCCGTCGTGGCTGGACCGGATGAACATCGCCTTTATCGGGATTGGGAACTACGGGGCAACCAACCTGAGAGAACTCGCCGGGGAAAATATTGTGGCAGTCTGTGACGTGGACTGGCGCACGAGGGCGCAGCTTCCTGACAGAGTGCTTCCTGCGAGCGAAGTGGTTGCGGAGCATCCGGCAGCGAAGCGCTTCGACGATTGGCGACGCATGCTGGAGGAGATGGACAGGCAGATTGACGCGGTGGTGGTCTGCACCGCCGATCACGTTCACGCCCAGGCCGCGCTGACCGCGATGAAGATGGGCAAGCACGTGTACTGCGAAAAACCTCTGGCGGCCACGATCCATGAAGTGCGGGCCATGATGGATTCGGCGCGACGGCATCCGAAGCAGGCGACGCAGACGGGCATCGTGGGGCATGCCTCGGAAGATGTTCGTCTGATCGTGGAGTGGATTCGCGCGGGCGCCATCGGTGAGGTGACGCGGGCTGACGTATTCCAGACGGACTGGGCAGCGGGGAAGCGGTACATCAATCCCTACTCCGATGTGGAGCAGGTCCATCGCGAGATTCCGACTCCGGATGAGGTGAAGTGGGATCTCTTTGTGGGCCCGGCGCCCATGCGGCCCTATAACCCGATGTATCTTCCGCTGCGCTGGCGCAATTGGGAGGACTTCGGAACGGGAATTCTGGGCGATCACGGGCCGCACTTTCTCGATCCTCTGGTGTGGGCGCTGGAGCTGGACTATCCGGAGACGATTGAGGGAGATGCCGATGCGGGATATTCAGGCGCGATTGCGAAGGAGATGTTTGCGCGTGTGTCGCATGTGAATTATCGATTCCCGGCAAAGGGGAGCCGCGGGCCAGTGTCGATCAAGTGGTGGGGGTACGACACGCCGCCGGCCCCTCCGGGATGGAAGAAGGATGAGCCTCTGCCGACGGGCGGGGGAATTATTTATGGCAGCAAGGGTGTGCTGGTCTATGGGCCGGTGTACAGCAGTAAACCGGGGGCGCAGAAGCAGGTCTGGCTGTTTCCAGAGGATCTGGATCGGACCTTCAGGCGGCCAGCGAAGACGATTGAGCGCCCGGTGAGTCATTGGACAGAGTGGGTGGACGCAGCCCGCCAGGGCAAACAGCCTTCATGCAGCTGGGCCTATGGCGGGCACATTACAGAGTTATGTCTGCTGGGAAACATTGCCATCGCGCACCACGGCACGGTGCTTCACTTCAACGGCAAGCAGAGAAGGTTTTTGAATTCCGAGAGTGCGAACGCGTTGTTCGCAAGACCCCGTCGCAAGGGATGGGAGCTACCAGTCTAA
- a CDS encoding tetratricopeptide repeat protein: MTSKWKSKLKPLVWVGLVVFSAVVVAVFWIRRTPAHSSTPATRTASAESKNGYVDPQVCATCHGQIARTYQKVGMARSFYRPTSSNIIEDYTKKNTFVHQPSGLHYRMIERDGKFFQRRFTVGPGGREENVREETVDYILGSGNHARTYLHRTGQGRLVELPVSWYVENSGSWNMSPGFDKVDQQDMQGAIGSECMSCHNGYPEITDAVAATQDDSIFPAKMPEGIGCQRCHGPGAAHVSAAMGGKASVEEIRSRIVNPAKLPRDRQMEVCMQCHMETSALHVPSAIRNYDREQYSFHPGEKLGDYKTYFERPKDPKADDFEVAHAGYQLLRSACFRNSQMTCLTCHNPHDVPHGDGAKKQYIATCEQCHQKVDHKNVVMKQGSDCLSCHMPKRRTEGSVHIVLTDHYIQRIRPSRDLRAPFPEPHPAEDHTPVRIFYPESQPTAREELLLAVARVNDVGIDGIGQLRSQIDRQHPRWPEPYVALGKAYARVGKTEDAVRSFNEALKLRPDDRAALHELASALLNSGQRDRAVEVLKRGADRFPQDDGFLANLANTYFHEGRQAEAQDAATRALAVNPDRPDVHDLSGLLAVSRGDRGAGEQEFREAIRLRPNLPEPHNNLANLLVGEKRLDEAEANFKRAIELKPDYGDAHHGLGLLMILTGRNADAERELREGARLLPSDAGIHSDLGDLLGAEGRFADAAAEYRRALAVNAANPEVSLSLALVLLQQGQRDEALNYLQMAARGSNPEVSQHAQALLAQIFR, encoded by the coding sequence ATGACTTCAAAATGGAAGTCGAAGCTCAAGCCGCTTGTGTGGGTGGGCCTGGTCGTGTTCTCTGCCGTGGTTGTTGCGGTTTTCTGGATCAGGAGGACTCCGGCCCATTCTTCCACTCCGGCGACTCGAACCGCATCGGCCGAATCGAAGAACGGATATGTGGACCCGCAGGTCTGCGCCACCTGTCATGGGCAGATTGCCAGAACCTATCAGAAGGTGGGGATGGCGCGGTCTTTCTATCGCCCAACATCTTCGAACATAATCGAGGACTACACGAAGAAGAACACCTTCGTACATCAGCCTTCCGGCCTGCACTACAGAATGATCGAGCGGGATGGAAAGTTCTTTCAGAGACGGTTCACGGTGGGGCCGGGCGGGCGCGAGGAGAATGTGCGCGAAGAGACGGTCGATTACATCCTCGGGTCCGGGAATCATGCGCGGACCTACCTGCACCGCACGGGGCAGGGCAGACTGGTGGAGCTGCCGGTGAGCTGGTATGTCGAGAACTCGGGCTCGTGGAACATGAGTCCGGGATTCGACAAGGTGGACCAGCAGGACATGCAGGGAGCGATCGGATCGGAGTGCATGTCCTGTCATAACGGATATCCGGAGATTACGGATGCAGTCGCGGCGACCCAGGACGATTCGATCTTTCCAGCAAAGATGCCGGAGGGAATCGGCTGCCAACGATGCCACGGCCCGGGCGCGGCGCATGTTTCGGCGGCCATGGGAGGGAAGGCGAGTGTTGAAGAGATTCGCAGCAGGATCGTGAATCCGGCAAAGCTGCCGCGCGACCGCCAGATGGAGGTCTGCATGCAATGCCATATGGAGACCAGCGCGCTCCATGTGCCGAGCGCGATACGCAACTACGATCGCGAGCAGTATTCATTCCATCCGGGAGAGAAGCTGGGCGACTATAAGACATACTTTGAGCGCCCGAAAGACCCGAAGGCAGACGACTTCGAGGTGGCGCACGCAGGCTACCAGCTGCTACGGTCGGCATGTTTCCGCAACAGCCAGATGACCTGCCTGACGTGCCACAATCCTCACGATGTTCCGCACGGCGATGGAGCGAAGAAGCAATACATCGCGACCTGCGAACAGTGCCACCAGAAGGTGGACCATAAGAATGTCGTGATGAAGCAGGGAAGCGACTGCCTGAGCTGTCACATGCCGAAACGACGGACCGAGGGGTCGGTCCATATCGTACTCACGGACCATTACATTCAGCGCATTCGTCCCTCGCGCGATCTTCGCGCTCCTTTCCCGGAGCCGCATCCGGCTGAGGACCACACGCCGGTCAGGATCTTCTATCCGGAGTCGCAGCCAACGGCTCGGGAGGAGCTGCTGCTCGCCGTGGCCAGGGTGAACGATGTCGGGATTGACGGCATAGGACAATTACGCTCACAGATCGACCGGCAGCATCCACGATGGCCGGAGCCTTACGTCGCCCTGGGCAAGGCTTATGCGCGTGTGGGAAAGACCGAAGACGCGGTGCGGTCTTTCAACGAGGCCCTGAAGCTTCGCCCTGACGATCGGGCGGCCCTGCACGAGCTGGCATCCGCTTTGCTGAACAGCGGCCAGAGGGATCGTGCCGTGGAGGTTCTGAAGCGAGGTGCAGACCGGTTTCCACAGGACGATGGATTCCTGGCAAACCTGGCGAATACCTACTTCCATGAAGGCAGACAGGCCGAGGCTCAGGATGCGGCTACGCGCGCCCTGGCAGTCAATCCGGATCGGCCGGATGTACATGACCTGAGTGGCCTGCTGGCTGTTTCGCGAGGAGACAGAGGTGCCGGAGAACAGGAGTTCCGTGAGGCAATCCGACTGCGGCCGAACCTGCCGGAGCCGCACAACAACCTGGCCAATCTGCTGGTTGGAGAGAAGAGGCTCGATGAGGCGGAAGCCAATTTCAAGAGGGCGATCGAGCTGAAGCCGGATTATGGAGATGCACATCACGGACTGGGCCTGCTGATGATCCTGACAGGTAGAAATGCTGACGCGGAGCGGGAGCTGCGGGAAGGAGCCCGGCTGTTGCCGTCGGATGCGGGCATCCATTCGGACCTTGGGGATCTTCTGGGGGCGGAGGGCCGGTTTGCCGATGCAGCGGCCGAGTATCGCCGTGCACTGGCAGTGAATGCAGCCAATCCGGAGGTGAGCCTGAGTCTGGCCCTTGTTCTTCTGCAGCAGGGACAGAGAGACGAGGCACTGAACTATCTGCAGATGGCCGCGCGGGGAAGTAATCCCGAGGTGAGCCAGCACGCGCAGGCCTTGCTGGCACAGATCTTCCGCTGA
- a CDS encoding 3-oxoacyl-ACP reductase family protein, with protein MESSALPLIGKTALVTGASRGIGSAAALSLARAGCDVAVNYVRSQQEALAVVRSIEQLGRRALAVQADVSAPTDVERMMKTIHAGLGEVHILVNNAGINPTKPFLELDLADWNHTLATNLTSAFLVSQAVLPAMRNRQWGRLIFISSVAAQTGGVVGPHYAASKAGMHGLMHSYANLLAKEGITSNAIAPALVETEMIRNNRKIRPDLIPVGRFGHAEEVAAAVTFLATISYITGQTINLNGGWYMS; from the coding sequence ATGGAATCTTCAGCACTGCCACTCATCGGAAAGACCGCTCTCGTAACCGGGGCCTCGCGAGGCATCGGAAGCGCTGCGGCCCTCTCGCTCGCACGCGCCGGATGCGACGTTGCCGTAAACTACGTCCGATCGCAACAGGAAGCTCTCGCCGTCGTTCGCTCCATCGAACAGCTCGGGCGTCGCGCTCTCGCTGTTCAGGCGGATGTCTCCGCACCTACCGATGTCGAGCGCATGATGAAGACGATTCATGCCGGGCTGGGCGAGGTCCATATTCTGGTCAACAATGCAGGAATCAATCCTACGAAGCCGTTTCTGGAGCTCGATCTCGCGGACTGGAACCATACCCTTGCGACCAACCTTACCTCGGCATTCCTCGTCTCGCAGGCAGTCCTGCCCGCGATGCGAAACCGCCAGTGGGGCCGACTCATCTTCATCTCCTCGGTCGCCGCACAGACAGGAGGAGTCGTTGGCCCGCACTACGCCGCCAGCAAAGCCGGGATGCACGGCCTGATGCACAGCTACGCCAACCTTCTCGCCAAAGAGGGCATCACCTCGAACGCGATCGCGCCCGCGCTGGTTGAAACAGAGATGATCCGCAACAACAGAAAGATTCGCCCCGACCTTATACCGGTTGGCCGCTTCGGCCATGCTGAAGAAGTAGCCGCCGCCGTCACCTTCCTTGCCACGATCAGCTACATCACCGGCCAGACCATCAACCTGAATGGCGGCTGGTACATGAGCTGA
- a CDS encoding MFS transporter — MIQSSPNPDSIPEAPVSLKPDALKPGTIEADTRAAACLKRRWIYVLPAAFVTYSLAYLDRANYGFGAAAGLAETLHITEAQTSLLGALFFLGYFIFQIPGATFARKRSARWLVFAALIVWGTLAALTGVIRHFWLLAIDRFLLGIAESVILPSMMLLLTRWFTRSERSRANALLILGNPVTVLWMSAITGYLIQVFGWQKTFIIEGIPSVLWAIVWIFIIHDHPSQAGWLGHEAAEVLEQRLNEEQVTIEPVKSVRQALMRKDVLLLSVQYFAWSIGVYGFVLWLPTIIRHGASLSMGQTGLLSAIPYLAAIILMVVVSHLSDKSLNRQKLVWPFLLLAGFGMLGSFFLADISFTAAFLCLIVAGGGMYAPYGPFFAIIPERLPSNVTAEVLALVNSSGALGAFVGSYLVGLLEAVTHSSRPGFLLMSLSLIASALLTLALPRTAQQTAGQN; from the coding sequence GTGATTCAATCTTCTCCGAACCCGGACTCCATCCCCGAGGCACCTGTGTCGCTAAAACCAGACGCGCTCAAACCAGGCACGATCGAGGCAGACACCAGGGCTGCCGCCTGCCTCAAACGCCGCTGGATCTACGTCCTTCCCGCGGCCTTTGTCACCTATAGCCTCGCCTATCTCGACCGCGCCAACTATGGCTTCGGAGCCGCCGCCGGATTGGCTGAGACTCTCCACATCACGGAGGCGCAGACCTCGCTCCTGGGAGCGCTCTTCTTCCTCGGCTACTTCATCTTCCAGATCCCGGGCGCGACCTTCGCCAGAAAGCGCAGCGCGCGCTGGCTGGTCTTCGCCGCCCTGATTGTCTGGGGTACCCTAGCCGCGCTCACAGGCGTCATCCGCCACTTCTGGCTGCTCGCCATCGACCGCTTCCTACTCGGCATCGCCGAAAGCGTCATCCTGCCGTCGATGATGCTTCTGCTCACTCGCTGGTTCACGCGCAGCGAGCGCTCCCGAGCCAACGCCCTGCTGATTCTCGGCAATCCTGTCACGGTCCTCTGGATGTCCGCCATCACCGGCTATCTCATCCAGGTCTTCGGCTGGCAGAAGACCTTCATCATCGAAGGCATTCCATCCGTCCTATGGGCGATCGTCTGGATCTTCATCATCCATGACCATCCCTCGCAGGCTGGCTGGCTCGGCCATGAGGCAGCCGAGGTGCTGGAGCAGCGTCTGAACGAAGAACAGGTCACCATCGAGCCGGTCAAGTCCGTTCGCCAGGCACTAATGCGCAAGGATGTCCTCCTCCTCTCAGTGCAATACTTCGCCTGGAGCATTGGCGTCTACGGCTTCGTCCTCTGGCTCCCGACCATCATTCGCCACGGCGCTTCTCTCTCCATGGGGCAGACCGGCCTCCTGTCTGCCATCCCTTATCTGGCCGCGATTATCCTCATGGTCGTCGTCTCGCATCTGTCGGACAAGAGCCTGAACCGCCAGAAGCTGGTCTGGCCGTTTCTCCTCCTGGCAGGGTTCGGCATGCTCGGCTCATTTTTCCTGGCCGACATCAGCTTCACCGCCGCATTCCTCTGCCTGATCGTCGCCGGAGGAGGCATGTATGCTCCCTACGGTCCATTCTTCGCCATCATTCCCGAACGCCTGCCAAGCAACGTTACCGCAGAAGTGCTCGCGCTGGTAAACAGCTCAGGCGCCCTCGGAGCCTTCGTCGGAAGCTATCTCGTCGGCCTGCTCGAAGCTGTGACGCATAGCTCGCGCCCGGGCTTCCTGCTGATGTCGCTCTCTCTGATCGCATCTGCTTTGCTCACCCTCGCGCTGCCTCGCACAGCGCAACAGACCGCAGGACAAAACTGA
- a CDS encoding YjhG/YagF family D-xylonate dehydratase, translating into MKHSSISASSVLETPSGLFDTLKTHAPGPQGSLPITPEMLLTQPSGNLFGLSQDAGMGWDPARLLDPEFLILSTHGGLRAQDGTPIALGFHTGHWEVGLLVAEAAREFRNLHAIPFAGACTDPCDGRTQGTPGMMDSLPYRNDAAVVLSRLIRSLPTRKGVVGIATCDKGLPAMMMALAGCGAYPSILVPGGVTLLAEEGEDAGKVQTIGARYAKHQITLEYAAEMGCRACATPGGGCQFLGTAATSQVVGEALGLALPHSALAPSGQPIWLDSAVRSARAILRMTHMGIETNHVITDASVRNSMVVHAAFGGSTNLLLHIPAIAHAAGRRRPTREDWTEINRHIPRLVDALPNGPQNFATVQVFLAGGVPEVMLHLRHAGLLDTSVRTVTGETLDENLNWWEQSERRRALKQTLRTLDGVDPDEVIFSPDRARARGLTPTVCFPVGNLAPEGSVIKSTSIDPSLIDEKNCYCHVGPARVFTTEEAAIAAIKDGRIGKGHVIVLICGGPAGAGMQEVYQITSALKNLPDCKHVAVLTDARFSGVSTGACIGHISPEALADGPIGRIQDDDIVEIVIDREALHGTVNLVGSGDERFSAEEGQRRLESRVPRSDLAPHPMLPTETRLWAALTHASGGIWGGCVYDTDAILQRLENNSTKKNRNSTPTLKEAR; encoded by the coding sequence ATGAAGCACTCTTCTATCTCCGCCTCCAGCGTTCTTGAGACTCCCTCCGGACTCTTCGACACGCTGAAGACCCACGCTCCGGGCCCGCAGGGATCTCTTCCCATCACGCCCGAGATGCTGCTCACCCAGCCTTCCGGAAATCTCTTCGGCCTCAGTCAGGACGCAGGTATGGGCTGGGACCCTGCACGTCTCCTCGACCCCGAATTCCTCATTCTCAGCACACACGGCGGCCTTCGCGCGCAGGACGGAACCCCCATCGCGCTCGGCTTTCACACAGGCCACTGGGAAGTCGGCCTGCTCGTCGCCGAGGCCGCTCGCGAGTTCCGCAACCTCCACGCCATCCCCTTCGCCGGTGCCTGCACCGATCCCTGCGACGGCCGCACCCAGGGAACGCCCGGCATGATGGACTCGCTGCCCTACCGCAACGACGCCGCCGTCGTCCTTTCGCGCCTGATCCGTTCGCTTCCTACCCGCAAGGGCGTGGTCGGCATCGCCACCTGTGACAAGGGCCTGCCCGCCATGATGATGGCGCTTGCCGGTTGCGGCGCCTATCCCAGCATCCTCGTTCCCGGAGGGGTCACGCTGCTGGCCGAAGAAGGTGAAGACGCAGGCAAGGTCCAGACTATCGGCGCCCGTTATGCCAAGCACCAGATCACGCTCGAGTACGCCGCCGAGATGGGCTGCCGCGCCTGCGCCACCCCCGGAGGAGGATGTCAGTTCCTCGGAACCGCCGCCACCTCGCAGGTCGTCGGCGAAGCCCTCGGTCTCGCCCTCCCGCACTCCGCGCTTGCACCTTCAGGCCAGCCCATCTGGCTCGACAGCGCCGTACGGTCCGCACGCGCTATACTCCGTATGACACACATGGGCATCGAGACGAACCACGTCATCACCGATGCGTCCGTCCGCAACTCCATGGTGGTTCATGCCGCCTTCGGAGGCTCCACCAACCTCCTGCTTCACATCCCGGCAATCGCACACGCCGCTGGCCGCCGCCGCCCCACGCGCGAAGACTGGACCGAGATCAACCGCCACATCCCGCGCCTGGTCGACGCCCTGCCCAACGGCCCGCAGAACTTCGCCACGGTGCAGGTCTTTCTCGCCGGAGGAGTTCCGGAAGTGATGCTTCACCTCCGCCACGCCGGCCTGCTCGACACCTCCGTGCGCACCGTGACCGGCGAAACCCTCGACGAGAATCTCAACTGGTGGGAGCAGAGCGAGCGCCGCCGCGCACTCAAGCAGACACTTCGCACCCTCGATGGTGTCGATCCCGACGAGGTTATCTTCTCCCCGGACCGCGCCCGTGCCCGTGGTCTCACCCCAACGGTCTGTTTCCCCGTCGGCAATCTCGCACCCGAAGGCTCTGTCATCAAGAGCACGTCCATCGATCCATCCCTGATCGACGAAAAGAATTGCTATTGCCACGTGGGTCCGGCTCGCGTCTTCACGACAGAGGAAGCTGCGATCGCCGCCATCAAGGATGGCCGTATCGGCAAAGGCCACGTCATCGTCCTCATCTGCGGCGGCCCCGCAGGTGCTGGCATGCAGGAGGTCTACCAGATCACCTCTGCCCTCAAAAATCTTCCAGACTGCAAGCACGTCGCCGTCCTCACCGACGCCCGCTTCAGCGGAGTCTCCACCGGCGCTTGCATCGGTCACATCTCCCCCGAAGCTCTGGCGGACGGTCCCATCGGTCGCATCCAGGATGACGACATCGTCGAGATTGTCATCGACCGCGAAGCCCTGCACGGCACCGTCAACCTCGTAGGCAGTGGAGACGAGCGCTTCTCCGCAGAAGAAGGACAGCGCCGTCTCGAGTCACGCGTTCCACGCAGCGATCTCGCGCCCCACCCCATGCTGCCAACTGAGACACGCCTCTGGGCCGCTCTCACCCACGCCAGCGGCGGCATCTGGGGCGGCTGCGTCTATGACACCGACGCCATCCTTCAACGCCTGGAGAATAACTCCACGAAAAAGAATCGAAACTCCACTCCAACCCTTAAGGAAGCAAGATGA
- a CDS encoding fumarylacetoacetate hydrolase family protein encodes MKLYRTKTGFYAEEGGSFYSVETSNWDELIASPDIYQRVKAALSDKPAPAPQPADLLAPVGSQEIWASGVTYFRSRDARMEESKDAGGGTFYDRVYHAERPELFFKATSRRVVGPGQPVRVRSDAKWSVPEPELTLLISSTGTITGYTIGNDMSSRDIEGENPLYLPQAKVYDGSCALGPALLLSSEPLPRTTTIQLQVERNGSVAFSGETTLAELKRDPQLLVSYLFRDNTFPDGAFLMTGTGVVPADEFTLLSGDIVRITIDGIGTLENPVA; translated from the coding sequence ATGAAGCTCTATCGCACAAAGACCGGTTTTTATGCTGAAGAAGGTGGCTCCTTCTACTCTGTCGAAACGTCCAACTGGGACGAACTCATCGCCAGTCCTGACATCTATCAGCGTGTTAAAGCCGCTCTTTCGGACAAGCCTGCTCCCGCACCGCAGCCGGCCGACCTCCTCGCGCCCGTAGGCAGCCAGGAGATCTGGGCCTCAGGCGTAACGTACTTCCGCAGCCGCGACGCCCGCATGGAAGAGTCAAAGGATGCAGGCGGCGGAACCTTCTACGACCGCGTCTACCATGCGGAGCGCCCTGAGCTCTTCTTCAAGGCCACCTCGCGCCGCGTCGTCGGCCCAGGTCAGCCAGTTCGCGTTCGCTCCGACGCCAAGTGGTCCGTGCCCGAGCCAGAGCTTACCCTGCTCATCAGCTCGACCGGAACCATTACCGGCTACACCATCGGCAACGACATGAGCTCGCGCGATATCGAGGGCGAAAACCCCCTCTACCTTCCTCAGGCAAAGGTCTATGACGGAAGCTGCGCTCTCGGTCCTGCTCTGCTGCTCAGCTCCGAGCCGCTGCCGCGCACCACCACAATCCAGCTTCAGGTCGAACGCAATGGCTCCGTTGCCTTCTCCGGCGAAACGACCCTGGCCGAACTCAAGCGCGATCCCCAGCTCCTCGTCAGCTATCTCTTCCGCGACAACACCTTCCCCGACGGAGCATTTCTTATGACAGGCACCGGCGTCGTTCCTGCCGATGAGTTCACGCTCCTCAGCGGAGATATTGTTCGCATCACGATTGACGGAATCGGCACCCTCGAGAACCCCGTCGCCTAA
- a CDS encoding aldehyde dehydrogenase (NADP(+)): MPGVEISLSGLSLVGDGAVVPGTTTFHGVNPATGQEMEPAFYAATGKQIDEAVTLATAAFFPYSSRPAKERAAFLRSIADGLAGQKAAIVERANQETGLPLPRLEGELARTMGQLKLFAEVIEEGSWVDARIDEALPERKPLPRSDIRSMLRPLGPVAVFGASNFPLAFSVAGGDTASALAAGCPVVVKAHPAHPGTSELVGRAIQNAVKESGLPAGVFSLLFDAGVEVGVALVKHPGIKAVAFTGSQNGGKALMRLAAERDEPIPCYAEMGSTNPLFILPGAMKERGEALAKGLQGSFTLGSGQFCTKPGLVFGPASEMAIFGQQLREGVDALGNQGMLTPGIAAKYSGAVEERTKHAEAKLVAGEGKAADKQAAAVPATVFEVALKDFLASKALEEEIFGPTTLLIEYGEKDDLVAAAERLHGHLTATIHGTEEDLAGAEELIRVLERKVGRVLFNGYPTGVEVCHAMVHGGPYPATSDSRTTSVGTKAIERFVRPVCYQDFPDALLPVELRRGNSLGIMRLVNGTLTRS; this comes from the coding sequence ATGCCAGGAGTGGAGATTTCACTGTCGGGGCTTTCCCTGGTGGGTGACGGTGCGGTGGTGCCCGGAACGACGACGTTCCATGGAGTAAATCCTGCGACCGGACAAGAGATGGAGCCGGCGTTTTATGCGGCGACCGGGAAGCAGATTGACGAGGCAGTAACGCTGGCGACTGCGGCATTTTTCCCTTATTCCAGCAGGCCGGCTAAGGAGCGTGCAGCGTTTCTTCGCAGCATTGCGGACGGGCTGGCGGGGCAGAAGGCGGCGATTGTGGAGCGGGCGAACCAGGAGACGGGTCTGCCTCTGCCTCGGCTTGAAGGGGAGCTGGCGAGGACGATGGGCCAGTTGAAGCTGTTCGCCGAGGTCATCGAAGAGGGATCGTGGGTCGATGCGCGGATCGACGAGGCTCTGCCGGAGCGGAAGCCGCTGCCGAGGTCGGATATTCGTTCGATGTTGAGGCCGCTGGGGCCCGTGGCAGTGTTTGGCGCGAGTAACTTTCCGTTGGCGTTCTCGGTTGCGGGCGGGGATACGGCATCCGCGCTGGCGGCGGGCTGCCCGGTCGTGGTGAAGGCGCATCCTGCGCATCCCGGGACGAGCGAGCTTGTGGGGCGGGCGATCCAGAATGCTGTGAAAGAGAGCGGGCTGCCTGCGGGAGTGTTTTCGCTGCTGTTCGACGCCGGGGTCGAGGTGGGTGTGGCGCTGGTGAAGCATCCCGGCATCAAGGCGGTTGCGTTTACGGGTTCGCAGAACGGAGGCAAGGCGCTGATGCGTCTGGCTGCAGAGCGCGACGAGCCGATTCCCTGCTATGCAGAGATGGGCAGCACCAATCCGTTGTTCATTCTGCCGGGCGCGATGAAGGAGCGTGGAGAGGCCCTGGCGAAGGGGCTGCAGGGATCGTTCACCCTGGGCTCAGGCCAGTTCTGCACGAAGCCGGGGCTGGTGTTCGGTCCGGCATCGGAGATGGCTATCTTCGGACAACAGCTTCGCGAAGGTGTGGATGCACTTGGCAACCAGGGGATGCTGACGCCGGGAATTGCAGCGAAATACAGCGGCGCTGTTGAAGAGCGTACGAAGCATGCCGAAGCGAAGCTGGTTGCCGGAGAAGGAAAGGCGGCCGATAAGCAGGCCGCTGCGGTTCCGGCGACGGTCTTTGAGGTGGCCCTGAAGGATTTTCTTGCGAGCAAGGCCCTGGAAGAGGAGATCTTCGGACCGACGACGTTGCTGATCGAATACGGAGAGAAGGACGACCTGGTAGCCGCGGCTGAGAGGCTGCACGGACATCTGACGGCCACGATTCACGGAACCGAAGAAGACCTTGCGGGCGCGGAAGAGTTGATTCGAGTTCTCGAGAGGAAGGTTGGCAGGGTATTGTTCAACGGATATCCGACAGGCGTTGAGGTTTGCCACGCGATGGTGCATGGTGGGCCATATCCTGCGACGTCGGACTCGCGCACGACCTCAGTGGGGACGAAGGCAATTGAAAGATTTGTGCGGCCGGTGTGCTATCAGGATTTTCCGGATGCGTTGTTACCGGTGGAACTGAGGCGGGGCAATTCGCTGGGAATTATGCGGCTGGTGAATGGAACCCTCACACGCTCCTAG